The nucleotide window AGCGAGACGCCCACCCGCAGGCGCTGCGGGGGGACCAGCTTCTCGGGGCGCCGGCCGGCGAGCACCGAGAAGCCGACCGCCGCGTCGGCGACAGTGCTGGTCAGCATGCCGTGCTCGGTGAGGCCGAACCAGTCGTCCGCCCCGAGCTGGCAGGGGACCACACCCCGACCGGGCTTGAGACCGACGAGTCCGCAGCAGGCCGCGGGGATCCGGATGGAGCCGAGACCGTCGTTGGCGTGCGCGATCGGCACCAGCCCGGCGGCGACCGCGGCGGCGGCACCACCCGAGGACCCACCAGGGGTACGCGTGCTGTCCCACGGGTTACGGGTCACCGTGCTGTCGTCGTCGGTGAACGCCCACAGCCCCAGCTCCGGCATCCGGGTCACGCCGAGGATCACCGCCCCGGCGCCGCGCAGCCGACGCACCACCTCGTGGTCGGCCTCCGCGACGTCGGTGCGGGCGGCGGCCGACCCGTTCCAGGTGGGCAGCCCGGCGACCGGGGTGTTCTCCTTGACCGCCACCGGAACCCCGGCCAGCGGCAGGTTGGCCAGGTCCTCCTGCTCGTCGACCTTCTCGGCCTCGGTGATCGCCTCCCCGCCGCGCACGGCGCGGAACGCGGCCAGCTCACGGTCGGCTCGGGAGATGTACTCGAGGTGGTCGGCGACGACCTGGGTCGCCGAGACGTCACCTCGGCGTACGCCTCGGGCGATCTGCTTGGCGGTCGCTCCGACCCAGGTCGCCATGATGTCCTGCACGGCCATCCTCCCCCAGCGGTCAGCCCAGCGCCTGCTCCAGATCGGCGAGTAGGTCGTCGACCGTCTCGATGCCGACAGACAGTCGCACGAGATCGCCGGGAACTTCAAGCGGCGAGCCGGCAGCACTTGCATGTGTCATCCGACCCGGGTGCTCGATCAGGGATTCCACACCGCCCAGCGACTCGGCGAGCACGAAGAGCTTGGCCCGGTTGCAGATGTCCACGGCGTGCTCCTCACCACCGGCGGCGCGGAACGAGATCATGCCGCCGAACCGGCGCATCTGCTTGGCGGCCACCTCGTGACCGGGGTGCGAGGGCAACCCCGGATAGATCACCTGGGCGACCTTGGCGTGCCCGTCGAGGTAC belongs to Micromonospora ureilytica and includes:
- a CDS encoding amidase is translated as MAVQDIMATWVGATAKQIARGVRRGDVSATQVVADHLEYISRADRELAAFRAVRGGEAITEAEKVDEQEDLANLPLAGVPVAVKENTPVAGLPTWNGSAAARTDVAEADHEVVRRLRGAGAVILGVTRMPELGLWAFTDDDSTVTRNPWDSTRTPGGSSGGAAAAVAAGLVPIAHANDGLGSIRIPAACCGLVGLKPGRGVVPCQLGADDWFGLTEHGMLTSTVADAAVGFSVLAGRRPEKLVPPQRLRVGVSLRSPVRGVAADAPNRDAVAAAGRLLATAGHDTVPADPVYPTALGLQGIATWFAAAAADVRASGLDRRGLQRRNRRHVALGEWAQRRGYVREADRAAWRQRSVDFFTDHSVDLLLTPALASAPPEAARWSERSWRANMAANIRYAPYAAPWNIAGLPAVVVPVGRRPDGLPVAVQLVGPPGSELLLLGVAGQFEMAAPWTRHAPGYPRVGTESPATA